The genomic segment TCACTCCCTGCTTTCGGGGCCGGTCGCACGGGACATTTGCGGCTAGCGCCGTCTTGTCCCGGCCGGGAGTTCGATCACCGCCGGGGCCGGCACCGCCAGGTCGCGCGCGGCTCGATCGAATAGCTCGAGGGTCTGCGGGTGGCAGGTAAATACCAGCAGCTGGTTCGTCCGCGAAAGATCAAGCAGCGCGGCGGCCGACCGCAACGCCCGGTCGGGATCGAAATTGACCAGGATTTCGTCCACCGCTACCGGCAGCGCCGGCAATTTGCGACCAAGCTCGGCGATCAGCCCGAAGCGCAGCGCCAGGTAGAGCTGTTCGCGGGTGCCGCGGCTCAGCTGGCGCGGTTCTTTCCTGGAACCCTCCCGATCCAGCACGGCAATCTCGTCGGATCCCAGCGGCGCCAGTATCGAAGGGTAGCGGCCAGCGCTTAACTTGGCGAAGACCGACTGCGCGGTCCGGATGATGCCGGGCTGCCGATCGGTCTCGTAGCGCCGCCGCGCCTCGGCCAGGAGCTGTCCGGCCAGTGTCAGCACTACCCATTCGCGCTCGGCGTCCTCGATGCGAGACTGCAGCACCGCGCGCTCCTGGGCCAGCCGATCCGAATCCGACTCGGCAGCCAATTCCTGCAACTGGTTCCTGAGCGCACCCTGGCCGAGCGCGTTTTCTTCCAGCCGGGAATCCAGCTCCTCCAGCCGGGCGCGGGCATCGGCGGCCCGGTTTTGCAGTTCTTCGGGGCCGGATGCGTTCAGCTGTTCCTGGAGTTGCTCGACGGTCTGGCCGTCGGCGACCCGGTTCCGCAGCCGGTCGCGGGCCGCCGCCGCCGCGCTCCGCAGCCGCTCGCGCCGTTCCGATTCGGACCGGTGCCGGCGCAGTTGATCGGAGTCCCGGACGCCCAGCTCGGCGAGCAGTTCGGCCCGCGACCGGCGCCCGGATTCGACGTAGTCGCAACGCCGCGCCAGTTCGGCTTGGGCCGCGTCTAGCGCACGCTGGCGGAGCGGGATTTGCCGGTGCAATTGGATAAGGGCGTCGGCAGTTCCCTCCGGGTCGTCCGTGCCGGCGCCGACGGCGAATGATTCGGCGAGGACCCCAACCAGGGCCGTGTAACGGGAGATGTCGCGCTCAATCGCCTCTATGCGCCCCCTCCAGGCGTGGGTGTTCTCGAGCGCCGCGCGGGCGCGCTCGAGTCCCGCTTGCAGGCCGGCCGCCCGGTCGGGGGCAAGGCTCGGATCGAGTTGCTTGCGGGCGAGCCAGGCGCGCCAATCGCCAAGCGCGCGTTCCCGTTCGCGCGAGGCCCGGCGCCGTCCGGGGCTGCCCAACAGCAGGGCCCCGAGACCGGCGGCGGCGATGGCGACCATCGTCACCAGGGCAAGGTTGGCGGCGGTGGAGGGTTCGACATAGGCCGGCTGGGCCCAGAGCAGGCCGCCGGCGCCGCCGATTCCGATCAGGGTTGCCAGGGCTCCGGCGGTTGACCGGGCCCGGTTCCCGCCGCCCAAGCCCATGCCGCGGCCGTCGGGTTCCTCTCCGGCACTGCGGCCGAGTGCGCCGGAGAGCGTCGCCAGCTCTTCCCGGTCGCTCTCTGAAAACTGGAACGCGGCGGCCCGCTCGACGGTCCAGTCCGGTCCGAGCGCGGCCAGCGCTGCCGCCAGTTCGCGCTCGTGCCGGGCGAGTTCGTCCCGGCGTTGCGGCAGGTCCCGGACCGATGAGGTGAATGCGGATCGGCCGCGAACCAGCGACTCGAGCCTCTCCAGGTTCCCGGCCGGGGCCTGGGGATCGATCCCGCGTGGAATCGCGGCGCGCGCTTCCGCCAGCTCCCGCACGGCGCGGTCGTGCTCGGCGAGGCCGATCCGGATCCGCTCGTCGATGGCGTTGAGGCGCGCGACTGCGTCCCCCGGCAGGGTTCCCGGATCGGGGGCCGAGGCCAGCTCCCGCTCGCGCGAACGCAGTTCGGCGAAATCTGCCCAAGCGGCCTGGAGGCGCCGAATGCCCTCAAGGCCGCCGGCGCACTCGGCGGAGTCCGCGCGCAGCTCGCCGGCACTCTGCTCGGAACGGGCCAACTCTTCCTTTATCCGGCCGTAGCGGCTGGCCAGGCCGCGGCTCTGTTCGAGCTGCAGGTCGATGGCCCTTATCTGTCGGCGCAACTCGGCCAGCCGGTGCTTGCGGCCGCGCGGCGAGTAGATTGCCTTGCGCCGGTCGTCCAGATCGGCGAGCGCCCGCGGGAGATTGCGCTCGCCCACGCCGGCGCTGTAAATCTGACGGTTTACGTTTTCGTCGCGCAGCAAGGCGTCGCTCTGCAGTTCTTCCAGGGTGAAAGCGTAGAGATTGGAGAACAGGTCTTCGCCCTGCACCGCCAGCAGTTCGGCCAGGTATTCTTCGTCCCGGACTTGGCCGTCGGCGGTGAAGATCTCGACCGGCCCGCGCCCCTTGCCCTCGTACCGAGTCACCGAAGTGACTTCGCCGGCGCCGTTCGAAAGCTCTATGAGGCCCCCGTGACGCCCTCCGGCAAGCGGCGGGAACCAGCGGTCGCCGCGCCTTCGCGGGAACCCGAAGAGGATTGTCCGAATGAACTCGAGCAGCGTGCTCTTGCCGGCTTCGTTCGGTCCTTCGAAGATCGTCACGCGCTCGTCGAGCGGGCCGATATCCAAGTCCCGGAAATGGCCGAAACCGTTGATCCGCAGGCG from the Chloroflexota bacterium genome contains:
- a CDS encoding AAA family ATPase, with product MSRLSIRRLRINGFGHFRDLDIGPLDERVTIFEGPNEAGKSTLLEFIRTILFGFPRRRGDRWFPPLAGGRHGGLIELSNGAGEVTSVTRYEGKGRGPVEIFTADGQVRDEEYLAELLAVQGEDLFSNLYAFTLEELQSDALLRDENVNRQIYSAGVGERNLPRALADLDDRRKAIYSPRGRKHRLAELRRQIRAIDLQLEQSRGLASRYGRIKEELARSEQSAGELRADSAECAGGLEGIRRLQAAWADFAELRSRERELASAPDPGTLPGDAVARLNAIDERIRIGLAEHDRAVRELAEARAAIPRGIDPQAPAGNLERLESLVRGRSAFTSSVRDLPQRRDELARHERELAAALAALGPDWTVERAAAFQFSESDREELATLSGALGRSAGEEPDGRGMGLGGGNRARSTAGALATLIGIGGAGGLLWAQPAYVEPSTAANLALVTMVAIAAAGLGALLLGSPGRRRASRERERALGDWRAWLARKQLDPSLAPDRAAGLQAGLERARAALENTHAWRGRIEAIERDISRYTALVGVLAESFAVGAGTDDPEGTADALIQLHRQIPLRQRALDAAQAELARRCDYVESGRRSRAELLAELGVRDSDQLRRHRSESERRERLRSAAAAARDRLRNRVADGQTVEQLQEQLNASGPEELQNRAADARARLEELDSRLEENALGQGALRNQLQELAAESDSDRLAQERAVLQSRIEDAEREWVVLTLAGQLLAEARRRYETDRQPGIIRTAQSVFAKLSAGRYPSILAPLGSDEIAVLDREGSRKEPRQLSRGTREQLYLALRFGLIAELGRKLPALPVAVDEILVNFDPDRALRSAAALLDLSRTNQLLVFTCHPQTLELFDRAARDLAVPAPAVIELPAGTRRR